In the Negativicutes bacterium genome, one interval contains:
- the cdd gene encoding cytidine deaminase produces MTDQQLYQISVAQQHFAYAPYSHFRVGAALLCKSGTIYGGCNIESAAYSATLCAERTALAKAVSAGEQDFTAIAISASSGEFTFPCGVCRQLLAEFNPDLQVIVGNERGEFKRYSLRELLPEAFTGKNL; encoded by the coding sequence ATGACCGATCAACAGCTATACCAAATCTCTGTCGCTCAACAGCATTTTGCTTATGCACCCTATTCTCATTTTCGCGTGGGAGCGGCGCTGCTATGTAAAAGCGGCACCATCTATGGCGGCTGCAATATTGAGAGTGCCGCTTACAGCGCGACGCTATGCGCCGAGCGAACCGCATTAGCCAAAGCCGTATCAGCAGGAGAGCAGGATTTCACCGCAATCGCCATCAGCGCTTCTTCGGGTGAATTTACCTTTCCCTGCGGCGTCTGCCGTCAGTTGCTGGCCGAATTCAATCCGGATTTACAGGTGATTGTGGGCAACGAGCGGGGTGAATTCAAACGATATTCTTTGCGGGAATTGCTGCCGGAAGCATTCACCGGTAAAAATCTCTAA
- a CDS encoding RnfABCDGE type electron transport complex subunit A, with the protein MGIVSLLISGILINNYIFVKFLGICSFLGCSDQVDTAVGMGIAVTFVMTAASAVTWLVQHYILNVFNIGYMQTVTFILVIAALVQFVEMVIKKVSPTLYRALGVYLPLITTNCAVLGCAVLNVQQDYNFFYAMVSGFAYALGYFLAITLMAGVREKLIFSSIPESLQGFPISLIITGLMAISFYGFQGLFQDLLTL; encoded by the coding sequence ATGGGGATTGTTTCATTACTGATATCCGGTATTTTGATCAATAATTACATTTTTGTCAAATTCTTGGGCATTTGTTCCTTCCTTGGCTGCTCGGATCAGGTAGACACCGCAGTGGGCATGGGCATCGCGGTTACCTTTGTCATGACGGCAGCCAGCGCCGTGACCTGGCTGGTGCAGCATTATATTCTCAACGTGTTCAATATCGGTTATATGCAGACGGTTACCTTTATCCTGGTAATTGCCGCTCTGGTGCAATTCGTGGAAATGGTCATCAAAAAAGTCAGTCCCACGCTGTATCGGGCTTTGGGTGTTTACCTGCCTTTGATCACCACCAATTGCGCTGTATTGGGCTGCGCCGTTTTGAATGTTCAGCAGGATTATAATTTCTTCTACGCCATGGTCAGCGGATTTGCCTATGCTCTGGGGTATTTCCTGGCGATTACTCTGATGGCTGGGGTGCGGGAAAAATTGATTTTTTCCAGCATCCCGGAATCACTGCAGGGATTTCCCATTTCTCTTATCATAACAGGTCTGATGGCCATCTCGTTTTATGGCTTCCAGGGCTTATTCCAGGATCTATTAACATTGTAG
- a CDS encoding RnfABCDGE type electron transport complex subunit B — protein sequence MLSSILSLGALGAAFGCLLAYASTQFAVEVDPKVEAIQGVLPGANCGACGWPGCAALAAAIAKGEAPVNACPVGGTAVAAKISELMGTSVTPSSEVKVACVMCSGGCTQRADYQGIPSCRAANLVGGGVESCAYGCLRYGDCVRVCPFDAIQMSSDGVPFIDEEKCQNCGLCIKECPKQLIMTVPKTAAVHVNCSSMDTGVAVRKTNCNTGCIGCGICEKTCPFGAIKVIKDVNDETWQKANPRKLRNIAVIDYSKCRSCGLCVSKCPTHALVIEEYKKHDKPIIGEACNGCSLCARICPVGAITGELKQKYRIDPDKCIACGLCVDKCPQKAISY from the coding sequence ATGCTGTCCAGTATTCTATCTCTCGGTGCTTTGGGCGCAGCCTTTGGCTGTCTGCTCGCCTATGCCAGCACTCAATTTGCAGTGGAAGTAGATCCCAAGGTAGAAGCCATTCAAGGTGTGTTGCCGGGTGCCAATTGTGGCGCCTGCGGCTGGCCCGGTTGTGCCGCATTGGCGGCCGCCATCGCCAAAGGAGAGGCGCCGGTCAATGCCTGTCCCGTGGGCGGCACGGCCGTGGCCGCTAAAATCAGCGAGCTGATGGGGACGAGTGTCACGCCCAGCAGCGAAGTGAAGGTCGCTTGCGTCATGTGCAGCGGCGGCTGCACTCAAAGAGCGGATTATCAGGGTATTCCTTCCTGTCGGGCAGCCAATCTGGTCGGCGGTGGTGTGGAATCCTGCGCCTACGGCTGCCTGCGGTATGGCGATTGTGTGCGGGTTTGTCCTTTTGATGCGATTCAGATGAGCAGTGACGGTGTTCCCTTCATTGATGAAGAGAAATGCCAAAATTGTGGTTTATGCATCAAAGAATGTCCCAAACAATTGATCATGACGGTGCCGAAAACTGCCGCTGTTCATGTCAATTGTTCTTCGATGGATACCGGCGTAGCGGTACGCAAAACAAACTGTAATACCGGCTGTATCGGCTGCGGTATTTGTGAAAAGACCTGCCCTTTTGGCGCCATCAAGGTAATCAAAGATGTCAATGACGAAACATGGCAGAAAGCCAATCCTCGCAAATTGCGCAATATCGCCGTGATCGATTACAGTAAATGCCGCAGCTGCGGTTTGTGTGTCAGTAAATGCCCCACCCACGCGCTTGTGATCGAAGAATATAAAAAACACGATAAGCCGATTATTGGCGAAGCCTGTAACGGTTGTTCTCTCTGCGCCCGCATTTGTCCGGTGGGGGCTATAACGGGAGAATTGAAACAAAAATACCGGATTGATCCGGATAAATGCATCGCCTGCGGTCTCTGTGTCGACAAATGTCCCCAAAAGGCGATCAGTTATTAA
- a CDS encoding site-specific DNA-methyltransferase yields the protein MEEHTANDAHKILKKSKRPAQQRDIPSYPEDYQMIDGELWTARQRQMSSLHEISYRACFKAELPEYFIARFSTPQDVVYDPFAGRGTTAVQAALMGRRFIANDINPLMKILARPRVEPPTLRAVEQRLQEIDLSLQTSAEVDEPDLGVFYNQTTLAELRSLRRYLDYRRRSGLEDALDEWIRMVATNRLTGHSKGFFSVYTLPPNQAVTPERQQIINQRYRNDFSIYRDVKAIIREKSKTLLKEIPYPWPGKGGIFLNQDAANTYAIEDSTVNLIVTSPPFLDTVQYRNDNWLRCWFNHIDTAAVAGRMTNLHNLEQWTKSMTEVFLEFKRIMVPGAYGAFEVGEVRKGKIELDKTVFSMIREVGLLPQATYINRQQFTKTANIWGVANNQGGTNSNRIVVFRKGID from the coding sequence ATGGAGGAGCATACGGCAAATGACGCCCATAAGATCCTGAAAAAAAGCAAACGGCCAGCGCAGCAGAGAGACATACCCTCTTACCCGGAGGATTATCAAATGATCGACGGTGAACTGTGGACCGCACGTCAGCGGCAGATGAGTTCGCTGCATGAAATATCCTATCGGGCCTGTTTTAAAGCGGAGTTGCCGGAATACTTTATTGCGCGCTTTTCAACGCCGCAGGATGTTGTTTATGATCCCTTTGCCGGCCGCGGCACCACAGCCGTGCAAGCTGCGCTGATGGGACGCCGCTTTATTGCCAATGATATCAATCCGCTGATGAAGATTTTAGCGCGGCCGCGGGTGGAGCCACCCACACTAAGGGCGGTGGAACAGCGCCTGCAGGAAATCGATTTGAGCTTGCAGACATCGGCTGAGGTAGACGAGCCGGATTTAGGCGTTTTTTATAATCAGACTACGTTAGCGGAATTGCGTTCATTGCGCCGCTATCTGGATTATCGCCGCCGCAGCGGTTTGGAGGATGCCTTGGATGAATGGATCCGCATGGTGGCAACCAACCGTCTAACGGGTCATTCCAAGGGCTTTTTTTCTGTTTACACCCTGCCGCCCAACCAGGCGGTTACCCCGGAGCGGCAGCAAATCATCAACCAGCGCTACCGGAACGATTTCAGTATTTACCGCGATGTCAAAGCAATCATTCGGGAAAAAAGCAAAACGCTGCTGAAAGAAATTCCCTACCCCTGGCCGGGAAAAGGCGGCATCTTTCTCAATCAGGATGCCGCCAATACCTACGCGATTGAAGACAGTACGGTGAACTTGATCGTCACCTCACCGCCGTTTCTCGATACCGTACAGTATCGCAACGATAATTGGCTGCGCTGTTGGTTCAATCATATCGATACGGCGGCAGTCGCTGGTCGTATGACCAATCTGCATAATTTGGAGCAATGGACGAAAAGTATGACCGAAGTTTTTCTGGAATTCAAACGCATCATGGTGCCTGGGGCATATGGCGCTTTTGAAGTCGGCGAAGTTCGCAAAGGGAAAATTGAACTGGATAAAACGGTCTTCAGCATGATTCGGGAAGTCGGCTTGCTTCCACAGGCAACCTATATCAATCGACAGCAGTTTACCAAAACGGCCAATATCTGGGGTGTTGCCAATAACCAGGGCGGAACCAACAGCAATCGCATCGTTGTATTTCGCAAAGGGATAGATTAG